Proteins encoded by one window of Streptacidiphilus sp. PB12-B1b:
- a CDS encoding amino acid adenylation domain-containing protein — protein sequence MSAGDPGERTGEPHLLLRNGQDQYAVWPTRLPVPGGWTRVGEPRPSAADCAAALDATRTETWSTYTRRPSAATRQDDGPDVRGAGPGAPAPTVTALVREQLRRDPRAWAVLCDGERLDYAELDRRAALLAGQLRRHGRLERSLVAVCLDRTVDLVVALLAVLRGGAAVLPLDPATPARRLAHLVRDAGAGLVLTNRAHRTLFAGTAQGPHPARVLTVEELASEAPVSPAAGPGPDAGAPQPDDPAYMIYTSGSTGPPKGIVTSNRALAGSLTAAAGFYGLAPGDRVAHLAALAFDTSLEQILAPLISGAAVVLTGNRSWAPTDLLHRIGRERITVADLTPAYWRGLLSVVGPGPDALAPLRLVIVGGEVVHTDHCREWLRRVPRTALVNAYGLTETTITSTACELTGAALGDGTDGAPAPVGRPLAGTQVHVLDAELQPVPPGVRGEVYIGGAHLAEGIWKQPGLTARQFLPDPHSGTPGGRMYRTGDLGRWRSDGSLEIIGRVDDQLKLRGFRIDPAEVEAVLSAQPGVGQAAVAARDRGDGERDLVAFYTPGTDHDGAPHDGPGAGPSAHGADGADGADGGYRAARLRSALAEVLPAHMVPVEYTSVERMPLSPNGKIDRRALPNRTHFVRGPREVRPQPPFVSGVAQLWSLILGVEQVAAEDDFFGLGGTSLLAMEMLARARVMFGIGVGQIRELTRSLLNDATLAAFARDAQLARAGTLADPESDRVDFAAEARLGLRLRRDASAPAPDWRRPSDVLLTGATGYCGIHLLNDLLEHTGARIHCLVRAADAEQARERINASAQRYLLHDLSDERVVPVPGDLARPGLGLAAGEFERLGAVLDVVYHFGAQVNFIYPYDQLRAVNVDATRELIRLAAPRGVPLHFASSLAVVAGFGAAGVRGVTEETPLDFADYLSVGYVETKWVCEQLLRQASAAGLPVSVHRLQDITGALPSGVLNTATEICALIRFIADSGLCPKVELPLDFLPADSFARAVGHIGAHHSVPGAVYHLTGPRPALLGAMADRLRRRGYPVEEIPYAAWVPRLIHFAAGHPTHPVTPFVPLFVDRCRRADMTVSEMYMADVFPQFSRDNAVRALADGGPELPPVDDRMLDGYLDFLQSTGYLAPAGSPADGA from the coding sequence GTGAGCGCGGGCGACCCAGGCGAACGCACCGGCGAGCCGCATCTGCTGCTGCGCAACGGGCAGGACCAGTACGCCGTGTGGCCGACCCGGCTGCCCGTGCCCGGCGGCTGGACCCGCGTCGGGGAGCCCCGGCCGAGCGCGGCCGACTGCGCCGCCGCCCTGGACGCCACCCGCACCGAGACCTGGTCCACGTACACCCGCCGCCCCTCGGCCGCGACGCGGCAGGACGACGGGCCGGACGTCCGGGGGGCGGGGCCGGGGGCGCCCGCGCCGACCGTGACCGCGCTGGTGCGGGAGCAGCTCCGCCGCGATCCGCGCGCCTGGGCCGTGCTCTGCGACGGGGAGCGGCTGGACTACGCCGAGCTGGACCGGCGGGCCGCCCTGCTCGCCGGTCAGCTGCGGCGGCACGGCCGGCTGGAGCGCTCGCTGGTCGCGGTGTGCCTGGACCGCACCGTCGACCTGGTGGTCGCACTGCTGGCGGTGCTGCGCGGCGGCGCGGCCGTCCTGCCGCTGGACCCGGCCACACCGGCGCGCCGCCTGGCCCACCTGGTCCGGGACGCCGGGGCCGGCCTGGTGCTGACCAACCGCGCGCACCGGACGCTGTTCGCGGGCACGGCCCAGGGCCCGCACCCGGCCCGGGTGCTGACGGTGGAGGAGCTGGCGTCCGAGGCCCCGGTGTCCCCAGCGGCCGGGCCCGGGCCCGACGCCGGGGCGCCGCAACCGGACGACCCCGCGTACATGATCTACACCTCCGGTTCGACCGGTCCGCCCAAGGGCATCGTGACCAGCAACCGCGCCCTGGCCGGTTCGCTGACCGCGGCCGCCGGGTTCTACGGCCTGGCTCCGGGCGACCGGGTGGCGCACCTGGCGGCGCTGGCGTTCGACACCTCGCTGGAGCAGATCCTCGCCCCGCTGATCAGCGGGGCCGCGGTGGTGCTGACCGGCAACCGCAGCTGGGCCCCGACCGACCTGCTGCACCGGATCGGCCGGGAGCGGATCACCGTGGCCGACCTCACCCCCGCCTACTGGCGCGGGCTGCTGAGCGTGGTCGGGCCGGGCCCGGACGCGCTGGCCCCGCTGCGGCTGGTCATCGTCGGCGGCGAGGTCGTCCACACCGACCACTGCCGCGAGTGGCTGCGCCGGGTTCCCCGGACGGCCCTGGTCAACGCGTACGGGCTGACCGAGACCACGATCACCTCCACCGCCTGCGAGCTGACCGGGGCCGCCCTCGGCGACGGGACGGACGGCGCGCCCGCCCCGGTCGGCAGGCCGCTGGCCGGAACCCAGGTGCACGTGCTGGACGCCGAGTTGCAGCCGGTGCCGCCCGGGGTGCGCGGCGAGGTGTACATCGGCGGCGCGCACCTGGCCGAGGGCATCTGGAAGCAACCCGGCCTGACCGCACGGCAGTTCCTGCCCGACCCGCACAGCGGCACGCCGGGCGGCCGGATGTACCGCACCGGGGATCTCGGGCGCTGGCGCTCCGACGGCAGCCTGGAGATCATCGGCCGGGTGGACGACCAGCTCAAGCTGCGCGGGTTCCGGATCGATCCGGCCGAGGTCGAGGCGGTGCTGAGCGCCCAGCCGGGGGTGGGGCAGGCGGCCGTGGCGGCGCGCGACCGCGGCGACGGCGAGCGGGACCTGGTCGCCTTCTACACCCCCGGCACGGACCACGACGGCGCCCCGCACGACGGGCCCGGCGCGGGCCCGTCCGCCCACGGCGCGGACGGCGCGGACGGCGCGGACGGCGGCTACCGCGCCGCCCGGCTGCGCTCGGCCCTGGCCGAGGTACTGCCCGCGCACATGGTCCCGGTCGAGTACACCTCCGTCGAGCGGATGCCGCTGTCGCCCAACGGCAAGATCGACCGCCGGGCGCTGCCGAACCGCACCCATTTCGTCCGCGGCCCGCGCGAGGTGCGGCCGCAGCCGCCGTTCGTCTCGGGCGTGGCGCAGCTGTGGAGCCTGATCCTGGGCGTCGAGCAGGTCGCCGCGGAGGACGACTTCTTCGGGCTCGGCGGCACCTCGCTGCTGGCCATGGAGATGCTGGCCCGGGCCCGGGTGATGTTCGGCATCGGCGTCGGCCAGATCCGCGAGCTGACCCGCTCGCTGCTGAACGACGCCACCCTGGCGGCCTTCGCCCGGGACGCCCAGCTCGCCCGGGCCGGCACCCTGGCCGATCCGGAGAGCGACAGGGTGGACTTCGCCGCCGAGGCCCGCCTCGGCCTGCGGCTGCGGCGGGACGCCTCCGCCCCGGCCCCGGACTGGCGCCGGCCGTCCGATGTCCTGCTCACCGGGGCGACCGGCTACTGCGGCATCCACCTGCTGAACGACCTGCTGGAGCACACCGGGGCGCGGATCCACTGCCTGGTGCGGGCGGCCGACGCCGAGCAGGCCCGGGAGCGGATCAACGCGAGCGCCCAGCGCTACCTGCTGCACGACCTGTCCGACGAGCGGGTGGTGCCGGTGCCCGGGGATCTCGCCCGGCCCGGGCTGGGGCTCGCGGCCGGAGAGTTCGAGCGGCTGGGCGCGGTGCTGGACGTCGTCTACCACTTCGGCGCGCAGGTCAACTTCATCTACCCCTACGACCAGCTGCGGGCGGTGAACGTCGACGCCACCCGGGAGCTGATCCGGCTGGCCGCCCCGCGCGGCGTCCCACTGCACTTCGCCTCCAGCCTGGCGGTGGTCGCCGGGTTCGGCGCGGCCGGGGTGCGCGGCGTCACCGAGGAGACGCCGCTCGACTTCGCGGACTACCTGTCGGTGGGCTACGTCGAGACCAAGTGGGTGTGCGAGCAGTTGCTGCGGCAGGCGTCCGCGGCGGGCCTGCCGGTGAGCGTGCACCGCCTGCAGGACATCACCGGCGCGCTGCCGTCGGGCGTGCTCAACACCGCCACCGAGATCTGCGCGCTGATCAGGTTCATCGCCGACTCCGGCCTGTGCCCCAAGGTGGAGCTGCCGCTGGACTTCCTGCCCGCCGACAGCTTCGCCCGGGCGGTGGGCCACATCGGCGCGCACCACAGCGTGCCGGGGGCGGTGTACCACCTCACCGGCCCGCGCCCGGCGCTGCTCGGCGCGATGGCCGACCGGCTGCGCCGACGCGGCTACCCGGTCGAGGAGATCCCGTACGCCGCCTGGGTGCCGCGGCTCATCCACTTCGCGGCCGGGCATCCGACGCACCCGGTCACCCCCTTCGTCCCGCTGTTCGTGGACCGCTGCCGCCGCGCCGACATGACCGTCAGCGAGATGTACATGGCCGACGTCTTCCCGCAGTTCAGCAGGGACAACGCGGTGCGCGCGCTGGCGGACGGCGGGCCGGAGCTGCCGCCGGTGGACGACCGGATGCTGGACGGCTACCTCGACTTCCTGCAGTCCACCGGATACCTGGCGCCTGCGGGGAGCCCCGCCGATGGAGCGTAG
- a CDS encoding bifunctional diguanylate cyclase/phosphodiesterase → MVALTCVYYAFSSQRLIFVGIGLSGVIGILIGVAYHRPSHSLPWYLLAAANLSFTAGEFAQIVIIQYLHESLFPSVADAFYLATYGFYAAGLLGFVRWRTAWRDRASLIDALTLTVGLALVCWIFVIVPYANSPGQSWIQKATSIAYPLGDILVLAMLLRLLAPRGGKSVSLVLLTFGTLGLLSADIAYALIQLHGVWRTGTAVDLGWAVLYGAWGAAALHPSMVTLTQPMRWRPDTGGVRLGLLTLASLIAPAMLLLAAARGDTRSAGVIGAFSAVLFLLVLYRLAGVAETHRRALTRERALRGAVASLGAAGEVSAVSTAVQQAMNALVGDSPRHHAVLALRSGDRLSLTRAADGSPIAAQPQTSALVHAQAEGGRTRLLGVDALGAELTAHFRPVRSALVCPLAAREQSAPDPLIGALIVAGDERDLLVLRDSLTTLATQGALAVERIALSQEVSRRNSEAYFRTLVQNASDVILILDEENRIKYASPSARQVLGSGTLAGSRLADLIPPQESGTVSRALSQMRMRDEPDRREHWQMLRTDRATIEVEVRCSDLRREATVAGLVLTLRDVTEQRQLERELTHRAFHDSLTGLANRVLFQERVNHALTQSQREGTVVGVLFVDVDDFKVVNDTQGHPVGDELLVAISLRLSTAVRVSDTAARIGGDEFALLVEDPMTPRDLEIFADHVLDVFAEPFRLSVGPVSVNASVGIATTEDSYDSVELLTHADLALYEAKTAGKRQWRRYHPALQSGMVERHELMESLDRSLVEQFVVLYQPIVELASGTIVGFEALVRWPHSTRGTVLPEQFITLAEESGQIVPLGAWVLGRAAAEAVSWRGATADAAGRSAGLKAPYVSVNVSPRQFRDHGFLEVVQHVIDQSGIQPSSLVIELTESLLMRHDDRVLAEMQSLTDLGVRIAIDDFGTGYSSLSYLREFPISILKIDKSFIDELGHSTQQYALVDGITHLADTLGLTVIAEGVENTTQQELLVAMGCPLGQGYLFAKPVGAEEARALILAGAARAASGGVR, encoded by the coding sequence ATGGTCGCACTGACGTGCGTCTACTACGCGTTCTCCAGCCAGCGGCTGATCTTCGTGGGAATCGGGCTGAGCGGCGTCATCGGCATCCTCATCGGTGTCGCGTACCACCGCCCGTCGCACAGCCTGCCGTGGTACCTGCTCGCCGCCGCCAACCTCAGCTTCACCGCGGGCGAGTTCGCCCAGATCGTGATCATCCAGTATCTGCACGAGAGTCTGTTCCCGTCCGTGGCCGACGCCTTCTACCTGGCCACGTACGGCTTCTACGCGGCCGGGCTGCTGGGCTTCGTCCGCTGGCGCACCGCGTGGCGCGACCGGGCCAGCCTGATCGACGCGCTGACGCTCACCGTGGGCCTGGCGCTGGTGTGCTGGATCTTCGTCATCGTCCCCTACGCCAACTCCCCCGGCCAGAGCTGGATCCAGAAGGCCACCTCGATCGCCTATCCGCTCGGGGACATCCTGGTCCTGGCGATGCTGCTCCGGCTGCTGGCACCGCGCGGCGGCAAGAGTGTCTCGCTGGTGCTGCTGACCTTCGGCACGCTCGGGCTGCTCTCCGCCGACATCGCCTACGCCCTCATCCAGCTGCACGGCGTCTGGCGCACCGGCACCGCGGTCGACCTCGGCTGGGCGGTGCTGTACGGCGCCTGGGGCGCGGCGGCGCTGCACCCGTCCATGGTGACGCTCACCCAGCCCATGCGCTGGCGCCCGGACACCGGCGGCGTCAGGCTGGGCCTGCTCACCCTGGCGTCGCTGATCGCACCGGCCATGCTGCTGCTGGCCGCGGCGCGCGGCGACACCCGGAGCGCGGGGGTGATCGGCGCGTTCTCCGCCGTGCTGTTCCTGCTGGTCCTCTACCGCCTGGCCGGGGTGGCGGAGACGCACCGCCGGGCGCTGACCCGGGAGCGGGCGCTGCGCGGGGCGGTGGCCTCGCTCGGCGCGGCCGGCGAGGTGTCAGCGGTCTCGACCGCCGTCCAGCAGGCGATGAACGCCCTGGTGGGCGACAGCCCGCGACACCATGCCGTGCTGGCCCTGCGCAGCGGCGACCGGCTGAGCCTGACCCGGGCCGCCGACGGCTCGCCCATCGCGGCGCAGCCGCAGACCAGCGCCCTGGTCCACGCCCAGGCCGAGGGCGGCCGGACCAGGCTGCTCGGCGTGGACGCGCTGGGCGCGGAGCTGACCGCGCACTTCCGCCCGGTGCGCAGCGCGCTGGTGTGCCCGCTGGCGGCACGGGAGCAGTCGGCGCCGGATCCGCTGATCGGCGCGCTGATCGTGGCCGGTGACGAGCGGGATCTGCTGGTGCTGCGGGACAGTCTGACCACTCTGGCCACCCAGGGCGCGCTCGCGGTCGAGCGGATCGCGCTCAGCCAGGAGGTCAGCCGCCGCAACAGCGAGGCGTACTTCCGGACGCTGGTGCAGAACGCGTCCGACGTCATCCTCATCCTGGACGAGGAGAACCGGATCAAGTACGCCAGCCCCTCGGCCCGCCAGGTGCTCGGCTCCGGCACGCTGGCCGGTTCGCGGCTGGCCGACCTGATCCCCCCGCAGGAGAGCGGCACGGTCAGCCGGGCGCTCAGCCAGATGCGGATGCGCGACGAGCCGGACCGGCGCGAGCACTGGCAGATGCTGCGCACCGACCGGGCCACCATCGAGGTCGAGGTCAGGTGCAGCGACCTGCGCCGGGAGGCGACCGTCGCCGGTCTGGTGCTGACCCTGCGGGACGTCACCGAGCAGCGCCAGCTCGAGCGCGAACTGACCCACCGGGCCTTCCACGACTCGCTGACCGGGTTGGCCAACCGGGTGCTGTTCCAGGAGCGGGTGAACCACGCGCTGACCCAGAGCCAGCGGGAGGGGACCGTGGTCGGGGTGCTCTTCGTGGACGTGGACGACTTCAAGGTGGTCAACGACACCCAGGGCCACCCGGTCGGGGACGAGCTGCTGGTCGCCATCTCGCTGCGGCTGTCCACCGCGGTGCGGGTGTCCGACACCGCGGCGCGGATCGGCGGCGACGAGTTCGCGCTGCTGGTCGAGGATCCGATGACGCCGCGGGATCTGGAGATCTTCGCCGACCACGTGCTGGACGTCTTCGCCGAGCCGTTCCGGCTGAGCGTGGGGCCGGTCAGCGTCAACGCCAGCGTGGGCATCGCCACCACCGAGGACAGCTACGACTCGGTGGAGTTGCTGACCCATGCCGACCTGGCGCTGTACGAGGCCAAGACGGCGGGCAAGCGCCAGTGGCGCCGCTACCACCCGGCGCTGCAGAGCGGCATGGTCGAGCGGCACGAGCTGATGGAGAGCCTGGACCGCTCCCTGGTCGAGCAGTTCGTGGTGCTCTACCAGCCGATCGTGGAACTGGCCTCCGGGACGATCGTGGGCTTCGAGGCCCTGGTCCGCTGGCCGCACTCGACCCGCGGCACGGTGCTGCCGGAGCAGTTCATCACCCTCGCGGAGGAGAGCGGGCAGATCGTCCCTCTCGGCGCCTGGGTGCTGGGCCGGGCCGCCGCCGAGGCCGTCAGCTGGCGCGGCGCGACGGCGGATGCCGCCGGTCGGAGCGCCGGGCTGAAGGCGCCCTACGTGAGCGTCAACGTCTCGCCGCGGCAGTTCCGCGACCACGGCTTCCTGGAGGTGGTGCAGCACGTCATCGACCAGTCCGGGATCCAGCCGTCCTCGCTGGTGATCGAGCTGACGGAGAGTCTGCTGATGCGCCATGACGACCGGGTCCTGGCGGAGATGCAGTCGCTGACCGATCTGGGCGTGCGGATCGCCATCGACGACTTCGGCACCGGCTACTCGTCGCTGAGCTATCTGCGCGAGTTCCCGATCTCGATCCTCAAAATCGACAAGTCCTTCATCGACGAACTCGGGCACTCGACCCAGCAGTACGCTCTTGTCGACGGGATCACCCATCTGGCCGACACCCTGGGGCTCACCGTGATCGCTGAGGGCGTGGAGAACACCACCCAGCAGGAGCTGCTGGTCGCCATGGGCTGCCCGCTGGGCCAGGGCTACCTCTTCGCCAAGCCGGTCGGCGCCGAGGAGGCCCGGGCGCTCATCCTGGCCGGCGCCGCCCGGGCGGCCTCGGGCGGTGTCCGGTGA